The following are encoded in a window of Arvicanthis niloticus isolate mArvNil1 chromosome 1, mArvNil1.pat.X, whole genome shotgun sequence genomic DNA:
- the LOC117723507 gene encoding insulin-2: MALWMRFLPLLALLVLWEPHPVQAFVKQHLCGPHLVEALYLVCGERGFFYTPKSRREVEDPQVAQLELDGGPGAGDLQTLALEVARQKRGIVDQCCTSICSLYQLENYCN, from the coding sequence ATGGCCCTGTGGATGCGCTTCCTGCCCCTGCTGGCCCTGCTAGTCCTCTGGGAACCCCACCCAGTCCAGGCTTTTGTCAAACAGCACCTTTGTGGTCCCCACCTTGTGGAGGCTCTTTACCTGGTGTGTGGGGAACGTGGCTTCTTCTACACACCCAAGTCCCGCCGTGAAGTGGAGGACCCACAAGTAGCACAACTGGAGCTGGATGGAGGCCCGGGAGCAGGTGACCTTCAGACCCTGGCACTGGAGGTGGCCCGACAGAAGCGCGGCATCGTGGATCAGTGCTGCACCAGCATCTGTTCCCTCTATCAGCTAGAGAATTACTGCAACTAA